Proteins from a genomic interval of Pseudoalteromonas sp. MEBiC 03607:
- a CDS encoding ATP-binding protein, protein MRSKSTSPVKGLLPLFIITNLVITLLAVIALAFYPSNNSEKQSSQPKLTASQVASQLSAPLVSALTMPGQDKVKEVLDVSLLLNNNFDYYLYRYEVNGDVSLVFASNQERIDASKVNQQLEQNMLVHTVLEFNDQPVGELIVKQHPTEQPVVQSAGISYALAALAVLALIILSIAMSIFINKRFTKSSGSLSQELIAITNNADYNTHVTENLEFGLDIVAENINQLLRKVQSAIKENKAAQADLQKLQSSLETEVHNRTLALEQATLKAEQANETKTTFLATMSHEIRTPMNGVIGTIDLLRQTELDGAQHRLSTIIRDSAFSLLGILDDILDFSKIEAGKLNIDNIPFSVSDTVEEVARVLSSVAKKRNLELELAIAPDIPTNLIGDTVRVRQVLYNLCSNAIKFTSTDENKKGHVKISVEVAQNTTDHYTLRFTVSDNGKGMTQAQLREIFNPFIQAEGSITREYGGTGLGLSICKSLTELMLGSISVSSDLGIGSEFVVDLPFSTEGKVDLAHRHTMKGHRVVVVTQHSGRKALLARYLSFMGATHVFADSNDLIEAEQDNENIIWILDGIEGMEDINYILRRLLYTLEDNNQQVIVLSKLDEAAVNHKNIFYLNASPFCKSNFMMSLLVAAGLHTPKQVVSTKSFNDYLSVDQARDENKLVLLVEDNVLNQQVLTDQLHLLGYGVELAENGEKGLNIWRAGHHSIILTDLHMPKMSGYDMVEKIRNEASQLEDINAQPYIIAITANALKGEKERCLNVGMNDYITKPVELNVLEAALHKCAYKANPEEVKLAPPKPAIPIDMSVLSKYVNNDEAKKLRFYKMYLEQSNQLSREVNAGVIELDLEKIINSCHQLKSISKTIGAMKVAELAEQFEHRCKNEDPTSDELIELRDNYEIEYSKVAQYIKEQIQKAEQENK, encoded by the coding sequence ATGCGAAGTAAATCAACTTCTCCTGTAAAAGGCCTGTTACCGCTTTTTATTATTACGAATCTTGTTATCACACTTTTAGCAGTTATTGCTTTAGCTTTTTACCCTTCCAACAATTCTGAAAAACAATCATCACAACCCAAACTCACCGCATCACAAGTTGCATCTCAGTTATCAGCTCCTTTGGTAAGCGCATTAACAATGCCAGGACAAGATAAAGTAAAAGAGGTATTAGATGTTAGTTTGTTGCTAAACAATAATTTTGATTACTACTTATACCGATATGAAGTAAATGGTGATGTCTCACTGGTGTTTGCAAGTAATCAAGAGCGAATTGATGCAAGTAAAGTTAATCAGCAACTCGAACAAAACATGCTTGTTCATACTGTACTTGAGTTTAACGACCAACCAGTCGGCGAGCTTATAGTTAAACAGCATCCAACTGAACAGCCTGTAGTTCAGTCAGCTGGGATTTCATATGCTTTAGCCGCTTTAGCTGTATTAGCGCTGATAATTTTGTCAATTGCGATGAGTATATTTATCAATAAGCGTTTTACTAAAAGTAGCGGCTCTTTAAGCCAAGAGTTAATTGCGATCACGAATAATGCAGACTACAACACGCATGTTACAGAGAATCTTGAGTTCGGATTAGATATTGTTGCTGAAAATATCAATCAATTGCTGAGAAAGGTTCAATCCGCAATTAAAGAAAACAAAGCAGCGCAAGCTGATCTGCAAAAACTACAAAGCAGCCTAGAAACAGAAGTACACAACAGAACTCTCGCGCTTGAACAAGCAACTTTAAAAGCAGAACAAGCGAATGAGACCAAAACAACCTTCTTAGCAACCATGAGTCACGAAATTCGCACACCGATGAATGGTGTGATTGGTACCATTGATTTACTTCGCCAAACTGAGCTTGATGGTGCCCAGCACAGGCTAAGTACTATTATCCGTGATTCTGCGTTTTCTTTATTAGGTATTTTAGACGATATTCTCGATTTCTCGAAAATTGAGGCAGGTAAACTTAATATTGATAATATTCCATTTTCTGTTTCGGATACTGTTGAAGAAGTAGCTCGCGTTCTGTCATCAGTTGCAAAAAAACGAAACCTTGAACTTGAACTTGCTATAGCACCCGATATTCCCACAAACTTAATCGGCGATACCGTTCGAGTTCGTCAGGTACTCTATAACCTATGTAGTAATGCTATTAAGTTCACAAGCACAGATGAAAACAAAAAAGGTCATGTAAAAATATCTGTTGAGGTTGCTCAGAACACAACCGATCATTACACATTGCGTTTTACTGTTTCTGATAATGGTAAAGGAATGACGCAAGCCCAGCTTCGTGAAATTTTTAACCCCTTTATTCAAGCCGAAGGCTCTATTACTCGAGAATATGGTGGTACCGGTTTAGGATTATCAATTTGTAAAAGCTTAACAGAACTTATGTTGGGCAGTATTTCTGTTAGTAGTGACTTAGGTATTGGTAGTGAATTTGTTGTCGATTTACCATTTAGCACCGAAGGTAAAGTAGATCTCGCCCACAGACATACAATGAAAGGCCATCGTGTTGTTGTGGTAACACAACATAGTGGCCGTAAAGCTTTGCTTGCCCGTTATTTATCTTTTATGGGAGCGACTCATGTTTTTGCCGATAGCAATGATTTAATAGAGGCGGAACAAGATAACGAAAACATTATCTGGATCCTCGATGGTATAGAGGGAATGGAGGATATTAACTATATCTTGCGCCGTTTACTCTACACACTAGAAGATAATAACCAGCAAGTTATCGTGTTGAGTAAATTAGATGAAGCGGCGGTAAATCATAAAAATATCTTCTACTTAAATGCGTCACCATTTTGTAAGTCAAACTTCATGATGTCGCTGTTAGTGGCTGCGGGTTTACACACACCAAAACAAGTTGTCTCAACCAAATCTTTCAATGATTACTTGAGCGTTGACCAAGCTCGTGACGAAAACAAACTCGTGCTTTTAGTAGAAGATAATGTGCTAAACCAGCAAGTGTTAACAGATCAACTTCACTTGTTAGGCTATGGTGTTGAGCTTGCTGAAAATGGCGAAAAAGGTCTTAATATATGGCGAGCAGGCCATCACTCAATTATTTTAACTGATTTGCACATGCCAAAAATGTCAGGGTATGACATGGTTGAAAAGATCCGCAATGAAGCTTCTCAACTCGAAGACATTAATGCTCAACCTTACATAATTGCTATCACAGCAAACGCTCTTAAAGGCGAAAAAGAGCGCTGTTTAAATGTAGGAATGAATGACTATATAACAAAGCCTGTTGAGTTAAACGTACTTGAAGCCGCACTTCATAAATGTGCTTATAAAGCTAACCCTGAAGAGGTGAAACTGGCCCCACCTAAACCTGCAATCCCTATTGATATGAGCGTATTATCTAAATACGTAAATAATGATGAAGCTAAAAAGCTACGCTTTTATAAAATGTATTTAGAGCAAAGTAATCAACTTAGCCGTGAAGTAAATGCAGGGGTTATCGAGCTTGATCTTGAGAAAATAATAAACTCATGCCACCAGTTAAAATCTATCTCAAAAACGATAGGTGCAATGAAAGTCGCTGAGTTAGCTGAACAATTTGAACATCGCTGTAAAAATGAAGACCCTACAAGTGATGAATTAATTGAGCTTAGAGATAATTATGAAATTGAATACTCTAAAGTCGCTCAATATATAAAAGAGCAAATACAAAAAGCCGAACAAGAAAACAAATAG
- a CDS encoding oxidative damage protection protein, giving the protein MARTVFCQKLQKEAEGLGFQLYPGELGEKIFNNISKEAWGQWQHKQTMLINEKHLNMMDPEHRAFLEEQMVGFLFEGKDVEIEGYRPPEK; this is encoded by the coding sequence ATGGCACGTACAGTATTTTGTCAAAAGTTACAAAAAGAAGCTGAAGGCTTAGGCTTCCAACTATACCCAGGTGAGCTTGGTGAAAAGATTTTCAACAACATCAGTAAAGAAGCGTGGGGCCAATGGCAACACAAGCAAACGATGTTGATTAACGAAAAGCATTTAAACATGATGGACCCAGAGCACCGTGCTTTTTTAGAAGAGCAAATGGTCGGTTTCTTATTTGAAGGTAAAGACGTAGAAATCGAAGGCTACCGTCCACCAGAAAAATAA
- the arcA gene encoding two-component system response regulator ArcA gives MQTPVILIVEDEDVTRLNLVSLFEAEGYKVIEAIDGDDMHDKLTNNDDVNLVVMDINLPGKNGLILARELRQKRNVGLIFLTGRDNDVDRILGLEIGADDYITKPFNPRELTIRARNLISRTALGGEEANIETNGVITFNGWELDENSRCLTSPSGDAKRLPKGEYRALRLMLDSPGRIFSREQLIKHMTGRELRANDRTVDVTIRRIRKHFESDNSTSELISTIHGEGYRFIGKIDS, from the coding sequence ATGCAAACGCCAGTCATTCTGATCGTAGAGGATGAAGACGTAACTCGACTAAACCTCGTTAGTTTATTTGAAGCTGAAGGTTACAAAGTTATTGAAGCCATTGATGGCGATGATATGCATGACAAGCTTACAAATAATGATGATGTGAACCTTGTAGTTATGGACATCAACCTACCAGGTAAAAACGGGCTAATCTTAGCACGTGAACTTCGTCAAAAACGAAACGTGGGTTTAATTTTCTTAACAGGTCGTGACAACGACGTTGATCGCATTTTAGGTCTAGAAATTGGTGCTGATGATTACATCACAAAACCATTTAACCCGCGCGAGCTAACTATCCGTGCTCGTAACCTAATTTCGCGCACAGCTTTAGGCGGCGAAGAAGCAAATATCGAAACAAATGGTGTTATTACATTTAACGGTTGGGAACTTGATGAAAACAGCCGTTGTTTAACATCTCCAAGTGGTGACGCTAAACGTTTACCTAAAGGTGAATATCGTGCGCTACGCTTAATGCTTGACTCACCGGGCCGTATTTTCAGCCGTGAGCAATTAATCAAGCACATGACTGGCCGTGAGCTTCGCGCTAACGACCGTACTGTAGACGTAACAATTCGTCGTATCAGAAAACACTTTGAAAGCGATAACAGCACATCTGAACTAATCAGCACCATCCATGGTGAAGGCTATCGTTTCATCGGTAAAATCGACAGCTAA
- a CDS encoding YfiR family protein → MRWVCYLVVLLLSVNSAFAKSPEQVKSAFLYQIAKFTKFDDQVDPPPVTFCFYDLENGPGSYLKEKNELQINKKPIKVILVKKTQQISELSQVCDITYIDETLENDILPLWTDTISLNTLTIGESISFLENGGIASLVQEGNKIRLYINKQHVLQHNFKVQSRLLAMAKFYPN, encoded by the coding sequence ATGCGTTGGGTGTGTTATTTAGTCGTTCTTTTGCTTAGTGTGAACTCTGCTTTCGCAAAGTCACCAGAGCAAGTTAAGTCTGCATTTTTATATCAGATTGCCAAGTTCACCAAGTTTGATGATCAAGTAGATCCTCCCCCTGTTACATTTTGTTTTTACGATTTAGAAAATGGTCCGGGCTCGTATCTTAAAGAGAAAAATGAACTGCAAATTAACAAAAAACCAATCAAAGTAATTTTAGTGAAAAAAACTCAGCAAATTTCTGAACTTTCTCAAGTTTGTGATATCACATACATTGATGAAACATTAGAAAATGATATACTTCCACTTTGGACCGATACAATTTCATTAAATACTTTAACAATAGGCGAAAGTATTAGTTTTTTAGAAAATGGCGGTATAGCCTCTCTGGTTCAAGAAGGAAATAAAATCCGACTGTATATCAATAAGCAGCACGTATTGCAGCATAACTTTAAAGTGCAATCTCGATTGTTAGCTATGGCTAAGTTTTATCCAAATTGA
- the trmB gene encoding tRNA (guanosine(46)-N7)-methyltransferase TrmB: MNDSSNPNLEQAKQEGKYIRTIRSFVKREGRLTKGQAAAIEKCWPTMGLEHKNGMLDLKEVFGNDNDVVLEIGFGMGKSLVEMAKNAPELNFIGIEVHRPGVGACLMDADEAGITNLRVFEHDAVEVLADCIADESLSKLQLFFPDPWHKKRHHKRRIVQPEFAQKLRSKLKIGGVFHMATDWENYAEHMLEVMQVAEGYKNQSETNDYVPRPDSRPLTKFEQRGHRLGHGVWDLMFERTK, encoded by the coding sequence ATGAATGACTCAAGTAACCCAAACCTCGAGCAAGCAAAGCAAGAGGGTAAATATATCCGCACGATTCGTAGTTTCGTTAAGCGCGAAGGTCGCCTAACAAAGGGCCAAGCAGCCGCCATCGAAAAGTGTTGGCCAACAATGGGCCTTGAGCATAAAAATGGTATGCTCGATCTAAAAGAAGTATTCGGTAACGATAACGATGTCGTACTAGAAATCGGCTTTGGTATGGGTAAATCACTGGTTGAAATGGCTAAAAATGCACCTGAGCTTAACTTTATTGGTATTGAAGTTCATCGCCCTGGTGTTGGCGCTTGTTTAATGGACGCTGACGAAGCAGGGATCACCAACTTACGTGTATTCGAGCATGATGCAGTTGAAGTGCTTGCTGATTGTATTGCTGATGAGAGTTTATCTAAACTGCAATTATTTTTCCCTGATCCATGGCATAAAAAGCGTCACCACAAGCGTCGTATCGTGCAGCCTGAGTTTGCGCAAAAATTACGTAGCAAATTAAAAATTGGTGGTGTTTTTCACATGGCGACTGACTGGGAAAACTATGCCGAGCATATGCTTGAAGTAATGCAAGTTGCTGAAGGTTACAAAAACCAATCAGAAACCAATGATTACGTTCCTCGCCCAGATTCACGTCCTTTGACAAAATTTGAGCAACGCGGTCATCGCTTAGGTCACGGCGTATGGGACTTGATGTTTGAGCGTACTAAGTAA
- the mutY gene encoding A/G-specific adenine glycosylase, with amino-acid sequence MLNLSNKESTWFANQVVDWYHLHGRKTLPWQLNKTPYKVWISEVMLQQTQVVTVIPYFEKFMQSFPDIIALANADEDQVLHHWTGLGYYARARNLHKTAKIVRDKYQGQFPTTLEEVMDLPGIGRSTAGAILSLSLGQHHPILDGNVKRVLARFFMIEGWYGVKKVENQLWSLSSQLTPKESVTEFNQAMMDLGASLCSRSKFDCEPCPLNSKCLAFNEGKVKEFPHSKPKKAVPKKSCHQLILACDNKVLMEKRPSSGIWGGLFGFFEFSELTELETFLAQHGLTANTQALEAFTHVFSHFELTINPHVLTLPNIPDLINERQLVWYPLDESVEVGLAAPTKKLVKQLSTIDYNSITQ; translated from the coding sequence ATTTTGAATTTAAGCAATAAGGAGTCAACTTGGTTTGCAAACCAAGTGGTTGACTGGTATCACCTTCACGGCCGTAAAACTCTTCCATGGCAATTAAATAAAACCCCTTATAAGGTATGGATCTCTGAGGTCATGCTACAGCAGACTCAAGTCGTAACTGTTATTCCTTACTTTGAAAAGTTTATGCAAAGCTTTCCTGACATCATTGCGCTTGCAAATGCGGATGAAGATCAGGTGTTGCACCACTGGACTGGCCTTGGCTATTACGCTCGTGCACGCAACTTACATAAAACAGCAAAAATAGTTCGTGATAAATACCAAGGGCAATTTCCAACCACACTTGAAGAGGTGATGGACTTGCCGGGCATTGGTCGCTCTACTGCAGGGGCTATCTTGTCTTTATCGCTTGGACAACATCATCCAATTCTAGACGGTAATGTTAAACGAGTACTGGCGCGCTTTTTTATGATTGAAGGCTGGTATGGGGTGAAAAAGGTCGAAAACCAGCTTTGGTCATTATCATCGCAATTAACCCCTAAAGAGTCGGTCACTGAGTTTAATCAGGCAATGATGGATTTAGGTGCAAGCCTTTGTTCGCGTAGTAAATTTGATTGTGAGCCGTGCCCTTTAAATAGTAAATGCCTTGCTTTTAATGAAGGCAAAGTTAAAGAGTTCCCACATTCAAAACCGAAAAAGGCAGTGCCTAAAAAGTCATGTCATCAGCTTATCCTAGCCTGTGACAATAAAGTACTTATGGAAAAACGCCCGAGCTCTGGAATATGGGGCGGCTTGTTTGGCTTTTTTGAGTTTAGCGAACTAACTGAACTAGAAACATTTTTAGCTCAGCACGGTTTAACTGCAAATACGCAGGCACTTGAAGCCTTTACCCATGTGTTTTCGCATTTTGAACTGACTATTAATCCGCATGTTTTAACATTGCCAAATATTCCAGATCTCATCAATGAGCGACAACTGGTTTGGTATCCGCTTGATGAGTCAGTTGAAGTTGGCCTTGCAGCGCCAACGAAAAAGCTGGTTAAACAATTAAGCACAATAGATTACAATAGCATCACGCAATAA
- a CDS encoding ATP-binding protein, translating into MSLFSAQTSIRKALANAVMLVTALCLSLSISISTYLDVKEQKALIVDKITLLAEIIAYNAQVTVLFDDNETEAERLKLFESVPMIKNVHIYAIDELSNKPKFFSSFNAIRTPPVPIKVNNIDELLEPQFKNKAIELIKPIVYEGNTIGYAYVRGDLERLNQYINKKIFIDILLTLFVLVIVYFVSRRIQKRIANPIDNLSNLLQDVSRNHNYETRAQKTNVDEINQLANSLNIMLARTQKQIERHENDKQEIKQLNQSLEEKVNQRTIALREANQELLNTLERMHQYQNQIVENEKMASLGQMVAGVAHEVNTPIGLGITGSTLLRDKLAEINSLFEQKTLTSSHLKRFIDDGIENLDLIYRNLNRAAELVSSFKKVAVNQDVEMSTKINLHDLLSDVIMSMRSEIQYRNPKIIINCNSNFSIETKSGPLQQVLQQLLSNSVIHGFTDDIGNEVRFDVERNESSLIIDYYDNGIGVDKSIKKRIFDPFVTTKRGEGGSGLGMHLVYNLVTQALGGTIVYDELNQEGVHFIITLPLHEGDM; encoded by the coding sequence ATGTCACTATTTTCGGCACAAACAAGTATTCGTAAAGCGTTGGCAAATGCGGTCATGCTCGTCACTGCGCTATGCCTATCTTTGTCGATTTCGATATCGACTTATCTTGACGTTAAAGAACAAAAAGCGTTAATCGTTGATAAAATCACCCTACTTGCAGAAATCATTGCCTACAATGCGCAAGTAACAGTGCTTTTTGATGATAATGAAACAGAAGCAGAGCGTTTAAAACTATTTGAATCTGTGCCTATGATCAAAAATGTGCATATTTATGCTATTGATGAGTTATCAAATAAGCCTAAATTCTTTAGTAGTTTTAACGCAATAAGAACCCCTCCAGTACCAATTAAAGTTAATAATATTGATGAGCTATTAGAACCTCAATTTAAAAACAAAGCGATAGAGCTAATAAAACCTATTGTTTATGAAGGTAATACGATTGGCTATGCCTATGTCCGTGGTGACTTAGAAAGACTAAACCAATATATTAACAAGAAGATTTTTATCGATATTTTGTTGACTCTTTTTGTCTTGGTTATTGTGTATTTTGTTTCTAGACGCATTCAAAAACGCATAGCAAACCCAATCGATAATTTGAGTAACCTGCTGCAAGACGTATCTAGAAACCACAACTACGAAACACGTGCGCAAAAAACCAATGTTGACGAGATCAATCAACTAGCTAATAGCTTAAATATCATGCTTGCCCGTACTCAAAAGCAGATTGAACGCCATGAAAATGACAAGCAAGAAATTAAGCAACTGAACCAAAGCCTTGAAGAAAAAGTAAATCAGCGCACAATCGCCCTACGAGAAGCGAATCAAGAGCTACTCAATACCCTTGAGCGAATGCATCAATATCAAAACCAAATTGTAGAAAATGAAAAAATGGCCTCTCTTGGCCAAATGGTCGCAGGCGTTGCCCATGAAGTTAACACGCCGATTGGTTTAGGTATCACAGGTTCAACATTACTTCGCGATAAACTTGCAGAAATAAACAGTTTATTTGAGCAAAAAACCTTAACCTCATCACACCTAAAGCGTTTCATAGATGATGGTATTGAAAACCTCGACTTAATTTATCGAAACCTTAACCGTGCAGCAGAATTGGTTTCTAGCTTTAAAAAAGTAGCTGTGAATCAAGATGTAGAAATGAGTACCAAAATAAATCTGCATGACTTATTAAGTGATGTAATTATGTCGATGCGCTCAGAAATACAATACCGCAACCCAAAAATCATTATCAATTGTAATAGTAACTTTAGTATCGAAACTAAATCTGGACCGTTACAACAAGTATTACAGCAACTTTTAAGCAATTCTGTTATTCACGGCTTTACTGATGATATTGGCAACGAAGTTAGATTTGACGTTGAACGTAATGAGAGCAGCCTTATTATCGATTACTATGACAATGGTATTGGTGTTGATAAATCAATTAAGAAGCGTATTTTTGATCCTTTTGTCACCACTAAGCGAGGTGAAGGCGGAAGCGGTTTAGGTATGCACCTAGTTTACAACCTTGTAACCCAAGCACTTGGAGGAACGATTGTATATGATGAGCTTAATCAAGAAGGCGTGCACTTTATAATCACACTACCTTTGCATGAAGGTGACATGTGA
- a CDS encoding methyltransferase, with product MSKLTNPSLLLLRNEDELVGQSILVVNFEQDGFLRELKTLNPDAKITAFSYNHANAMYASKIAGVHAVVDHTIPNGNYDLVIYYYPKAKPEALMCLDNIRAVCQQDAQLFVVGENKSGVKSAEKQLKDHCGFSNKIDSAKHCILYMFSELTLNDNFDISRYHKQFQVKAGDAEFTAISVPGVFNHGALDIGTAVLLNHAPSINKGKVLDFACGAGIIATYLGLKQPELEFVCSDVSALATYATEQTLALNNLKGEAILSDGLASIEGKFDLIISNPPFHTGIATDYTIAEAFLSSAKQHLSKQGKLTIVANSFLKYPPILEAQFGQYSTDFKNTKFAVYSAS from the coding sequence ATGAGTAAGTTAACCAACCCAAGTTTATTATTGCTTCGAAATGAAGACGAACTTGTTGGCCAGTCGATTTTAGTGGTTAACTTTGAGCAAGATGGCTTTTTACGCGAACTTAAAACGCTAAACCCAGACGCAAAAATTACTGCGTTCAGTTATAACCACGCTAATGCCATGTATGCCAGCAAAATTGCAGGTGTACATGCTGTGGTTGATCACACTATTCCAAATGGTAACTACGATTTAGTTATCTATTACTACCCAAAAGCTAAGCCAGAGGCACTAATGTGCCTTGATAATATCCGTGCTGTTTGCCAGCAAGATGCTCAGCTTTTTGTGGTTGGTGAAAATAAAAGCGGCGTAAAATCAGCAGAGAAACAACTAAAGGACCACTGCGGCTTTAGTAACAAAATCGATAGTGCTAAGCATTGTATTTTGTATATGTTCTCTGAGCTTACGTTAAATGATAACTTCGATATCAGCCGCTATCACAAACAATTCCAAGTTAAAGCTGGTGATGCTGAATTCACTGCTATCAGTGTACCAGGGGTATTTAATCACGGTGCTCTTGATATTGGTACCGCGGTACTACTTAACCATGCCCCTTCTATTAACAAGGGTAAAGTGCTCGATTTTGCTTGTGGGGCAGGCATAATTGCCACCTACTTAGGTTTAAAGCAGCCTGAGCTAGAATTTGTTTGTAGCGATGTAAGTGCCCTTGCAACTTACGCCACAGAACAAACACTGGCACTAAATAATCTCAAAGGTGAAGCCATATTAAGTGACGGTTTAGCAAGCATTGAGGGGAAATTTGATTTAATTATCAGTAACCCGCCTTTCCACACGGGTATTGCCACAGACTACACCATTGCCGAGGCCTTTCTAAGCTCTGCAAAGCAGCACTTGAGTAAGCAAGGAAAATTGACCATTGTTGCTAACAGCTTCTTAAAATATCCACCCATTTTAGAAGCGCAATTTGGCCAGTACAGCACCGATTTTAAAAATACTAAATTTGCCGTTTACTCAGCTTCATAA